A single genomic interval of Stieleria maiorica harbors:
- a CDS encoding SMP-30/gluconolactonase/LRE family protein produces the protein MVSKIPRPARAIRRGLIVPEVIEATPLNVPDSDALRFLPEGPYQVAPGVFSWVGIQHGASATHGSLNRYDFDSGANVSQDLPGRPGFAFPCQTPNRFVVGCERSLGYFDVVSGDWKPFCDTIDQDVTNTIINDGLPLEDNLIFGTKDLEFATKKAGLYLYRGRDQKLIRLRDDQICSNGKATIVDADRLSLIDIDSPTRQVVRYGLDIDRGTLSAPEVVLDLTSDPAVPDGAILTPDGMGLIVAMFLPQSAAFGETRLYDMASGECRKVWRTPLSPQNTCPALVQHAGKLKLVITTAVENMTADDQAVCSNAGKIFVADSGFDAAKWKSPVFRA, from the coding sequence ATGGTGTCGAAGATTCCCCGTCCCGCCCGCGCGATTCGCCGAGGTTTGATTGTGCCCGAAGTCATCGAAGCAACTCCACTGAACGTTCCCGATTCGGACGCCCTGCGATTCCTTCCCGAAGGGCCCTATCAAGTTGCCCCGGGCGTTTTTTCCTGGGTGGGGATTCAGCACGGCGCATCTGCGACCCATGGCAGTTTGAACCGTTACGACTTTGACAGCGGGGCCAACGTTTCACAGGATTTGCCCGGGCGACCGGGGTTTGCGTTCCCGTGTCAAACGCCGAATCGATTTGTCGTCGGCTGCGAGCGGTCGCTGGGGTACTTCGACGTCGTCTCGGGTGACTGGAAACCCTTTTGCGACACCATCGATCAGGATGTGACCAACACCATCATCAATGATGGACTGCCGTTGGAAGACAACTTGATCTTCGGCACCAAAGACTTGGAGTTCGCGACCAAGAAGGCCGGGTTGTACTTGTATCGTGGACGTGATCAGAAACTGATCCGACTACGTGACGACCAGATCTGCAGCAACGGCAAGGCGACGATCGTGGATGCAGATCGATTGTCGTTGATCGACATCGATTCGCCGACCCGCCAAGTCGTTCGTTATGGTTTGGACATCGATCGTGGAACCTTGTCCGCACCGGAAGTCGTGTTGGACCTGACCTCCGACCCGGCCGTTCCCGACGGAGCGATTTTGACTCCGGACGGGATGGGGTTGATCGTGGCGATGTTCCTCCCGCAATCGGCCGCGTTCGGGGAAACCCGACTGTATGACATGGCCAGCGGAGAGTGCCGCAAGGTTTGGCGGACGCCGCTGTCACCCCAGAACACGTGCCCGGCGTTGGTTCAGCACGCCGGGAAACTGAAGCTGGTGATCACCACGGCCGTCGAAAACATGACCGCCGACGATCAAGCGGTTTGTTCGAATGCCGGCAAGATCTTCGTCGCCGACAGCGGATTTGATGCCGCGAAATGGAAATCCCCTGTTTTCCGGGCGTAG
- a CDS encoding NAD(P)H-hydrate epimerase: protein MKREDVRRVDQIAIGTYGISGLVLMENAGRGAAEHIAALHHGSGADVKRPVCILCGPGNNGGDGYVIARHLELLGFPVRIVSLVPTDRLTGDAFANAAIAMKAGLPIQVARSAEDLEQLLVDDEIVVDCLLGTGATGAPRGLYADAVTVANARRGVRVAIDLPTGLDCDTGIPSDVTFRADMTVTFVAQKDGFSNSEAKPWLGTIHVVGIGVPKMLLMEFGVA from the coding sequence ATGAAACGAGAGGACGTTCGCCGGGTCGACCAGATCGCGATCGGAACCTATGGCATCTCCGGATTGGTGCTGATGGAGAATGCCGGCCGCGGTGCGGCTGAGCACATCGCTGCCCTGCATCACGGTTCGGGCGCTGACGTCAAACGCCCCGTCTGCATCCTTTGCGGTCCGGGAAACAACGGGGGCGACGGTTATGTCATCGCCCGCCACCTGGAATTGCTCGGGTTCCCGGTCCGCATCGTCTCACTGGTCCCGACCGATCGTTTAACCGGCGACGCGTTTGCCAACGCGGCGATCGCAATGAAAGCCGGGTTGCCGATCCAGGTTGCCAGGTCTGCCGAAGATCTGGAGCAACTGCTCGTGGACGACGAAATCGTTGTGGACTGTCTGCTGGGAACGGGGGCGACCGGGGCACCGCGGGGGCTGTATGCCGACGCGGTCACCGTCGCCAACGCTCGGCGAGGGGTGCGAGTTGCGATCGATTTGCCGACCGGGCTGGACTGTGATACCGGCATCCCCTCGGACGTCACCTTCCGTGCCGACATGACCGTCACCTTCGTGGCCCAAAAAGACGGGTTTTCGAATTCCGAAGCGAAACCCTGGCTGGGGACGATTCATGTCGTCGGGATCGGCGTGCCCAAAATGCTGTTGATGGAGTTTGGCGTCGCCTAA